In Dermacentor variabilis isolate Ectoservices chromosome 11, ASM5094787v1, whole genome shotgun sequence, one genomic interval encodes:
- the LOC142563273 gene encoding Y+L amino acid transporter 2-like, whose translation MVACMAEEMSDPSRTIPRSLIGGLFLVTVLLVFTNMAYFVVLDLDGVMASEATAVTFARATWGVAGVYLVPVIVCVCTFGTMSSSFLSHSRLLMAAARKRHLPWAFSLITMNSSLPIVAIASRCCSAILFAVTGSVDLLVKGGMTVLSLMTIMVMLAKLRLRVTMKDADRPISVPTWLVFVDIAISLTVALVPVLAATQVSQYAIALGCVLAGFPAYVALKAVQRSKFGTSMNRFLQRLMLSVPCVPS comes from the coding sequence aTGGTGGCCTGCATGGCCGAAGAGATGTCCGATCCTTCGCGAACCATACCCAGGTCACTCATTGGCGGTCTTTTCCTCGTGACTGTGCTGCTTGTCTTCACGAACATGGCCTACTTTGTGGTCCTGGACCTCGACGGTGTTATGGCTTCAGAGGCAACAGCAGTTACCTTTGCCCGGGCCACATGGGGCGTGGCGGGCGTTTACCTTGTGCCagtaattgtgtgtgtgtgcactttcGGAACGATGAGTTCCAGTTTTCTCAGCCACAGCCGACTGCTCATGGCTGCCGCCCGCAAGAGGCACCTGCCTTGGGCATTCTCGCTCATCACGATGAACTCTTCACTGCCAATAGTCGCAATAGCCTCTAGGTGCTGCAGCGCCATACTCTTCGCCGTGACAGGCTCTGTGGATTTACTGGTCAAAGGTGGCATGACAGTGCTTAGCCTCATGACTATAATGGTGATGCTAGCAAAGCTCAGGCTGCGTGTGACCATGAAGGATGCCGACAGACCCATCAGCGTGCCGACATGGCTTGTCTTCGTCGACATCGCCATTTCCCTCACGGTTGCCCTGGTCCCCGTCTTAGCAGCGACACAAGTCTCGCAATACGCAATCGCACTCGGGTGTGTCCTGGCAGGTTTTCCCGCCTACGTCGCATTGAAGGCGGTCCAGCGGTCAAAGTTCGGAACAAGCATGAACAGGTTCTTACAGAGACTGATGCTCAGTGTCCCGTGTGTTCCTAGCTAG